The Methanotorris formicicus Mc-S-70 genome includes a region encoding these proteins:
- a CDS encoding sugar phosphate isomerase/epimerase family protein codes for MTTISCTTLFFWEYPIEEICDIFKSIGLKGMELFPENPEFWNRRFDEDYLKEIKPILSKFYLTIHAPYIELNPSSTNHHIQEATIKETFWAIDLTNFLGGEILTIHPGKRPTKRPPTMEEYEKFYHYLDVCTKYAEEKSVLLSLENMPKLINYLCYSVEEIKQIIGKYKMGLTLDFAHAKENAEKFVEELHEYVRNAHVSGVCDGREHFPLRNSQIDFSIPIKKLIDYGYDGSLVIEVNDLNYNRELSKEEKISELIKEIEYLEKLI; via the coding sequence ATGACTACCATAAGTTGCACAACCTTGTTCTTTTGGGAATATCCTATTGAAGAAATATGTGATATATTTAAGAGTATAGGGTTAAAAGGCATGGAACTTTTTCCAGAAAATCCTGAGTTTTGGAATAGGAGATTTGATGAAGACTACTTAAAAGAGATAAAGCCAATTCTATCAAAGTTTTACTTAACAATCCACGCCCCATATATTGAGTTAAACCCATCATCCACAAACCACCACATCCAAGAAGCCACTATTAAAGAAACTTTTTGGGCAATAGATTTAACTAACTTTTTAGGAGGGGAAATCTTAACAATCCATCCTGGAAAAAGACCAACAAAAAGACCACCTACTATGGAAGAATATGAAAAATTTTACCACTATTTGGACGTTTGCACAAAATATGCGGAGGAAAAGTCCGTACTCCTCTCCCTTGAAAATATGCCAAAACTTATTAACTACCTATGCTACTCGGTAGAAGAGATAAAGCAGATTATTGGGAAATATAAAATGGGGTTAACTCTCGACTTTGCACATGCAAAAGAAAATGCAGAAAAATTTGTTGAAGAATTGCATGAATATGTAAGAAATGCTCATGTTTCTGGAGTTTGTGATGGGAGGGAGCATTTTCCACTACGTAACTCCCAGATAGATTTTTCAATACCAATAAAAAAGTTAATTGATTATGGTTATGATGGAAGTTTAGTTATCGAGGTAAATGATTTAAATTATAACAGAGAACTTTCTAAAGAGGAAAAAATATCCGAATTAATAAAAGAAATTGAATATTTAGAAAAATTAATATAA